A window of the Oncorhynchus masou masou isolate Uvic2021 chromosome 13, UVic_Omas_1.1, whole genome shotgun sequence genome harbors these coding sequences:
- the LOC135552026 gene encoding anillin-like isoform X1, with product MDPFTEKLLERTRARRENLQKKMAERSTASNRQMAKRAREPLAETCNSLVTEPVVDKGPQHSTKHSPSKRSRSGELDKPTIIGEENREPAMPPRTLSPTLSDPQTDRKPPTGPASLLSASSLERVDVYPALPVPEPEPMVATRLVPEQVRATEVERPAPKPEKVAESAAPQRTSDVEVVPTSTVLQRNREEQREAPTSSTPAAMKSRLARLAEQRHYWDSEGTSEVPDIPAPLSPVKNQTQPRQAVAPVTTPVHAAASSEAPVGRKGRLANLAATIGSWEDDLSHAAPRSSRDHAQEKPGSVSNATPAWRREAGAKPTSAAADRPQMTQSSNRKPALDSNQQPVHSPVKSSRAFPLSPQKTEVPEARPALQTGRGLPSPVSSPQRSYQGRDSAFTPSPEKGALSSATPVPQSPLKNQALSRAMEVNGSPEKPELPTQPSTIGPTGPSVLQTRERFTKETTPATPLQQRGTAGATEPSVLQTRERFTKETSPATPLQQRGTAGATGPSVLQTRERFTKETSPVTPLQQRGAAGATGPSVLQTRERFTKETSPATPLQQRGTAGATGTPADVKSFMERFGERCQERSGLSSPATCHGAATRNPNIVNPSGAGLAGRTPVVSQSVTPNTRLVQERLRGAQAATTALAQKQKLERESELAQIRNRFQKGNNIWKNKEGVADTKKLTQAKDLIEHPEERGPVVSQPDEPTASPLDSLNAAPKKPSEEETQEEESDEEESHEMEMKVDQSNNSEINNFDGFHDQIEELSGEEGEGEEEEDKLNISSMSILAPFSESVAAVIKSPVRKMMTSTPASSFNAKSQTPDIVSRPSKFQRARLLRAGSSDSLETDEHEDHNLPYSIDAYRSTRIKESTERPCVKQVIVKEDVSRRAAEEPRSQGHTSIKQKMKVLTYEMNLQQTVISQASQALNCCTDEEHGKGSHVEAEAERLLLIATEKRGALKAELDRLKGEGPTGHRRGQGGDMGVSASKGSISLLELRLPLKADFVCSAASKPEWSSHYFFIMIRAGAENTVATPLASTRSAISGDAITFSTKFTMPDVSNDFAIDIEVYCLVQKRELNPDKRKKPSKSKAITPKRFLSKSSLTPVVASPGGPNTVRTSNFVLVGSHKLTLASIGKNKFLLEKIKYEGIERELLRDMFHSKVPFLCPMEGHIYLKMQCEVGSLVEERGFLTMFEDVSGFGAWHRRWCVLSGYCISYWTYPDDEKRKNPMGRINLANCISRKVEPANREFCARPNTFELITVRPQRENDRETLVSQCKNTMCVTKNWLCADTKDERNLWMQKLNQILVDLRMWQPDSCHRPV from the exons ATGGATCCGTTTACCGAG AAACTCCTGGAGAGGACCCGTGCTCGCAGGGAGAACCTGCAGAAGAAAATGGCAGAGAGGTCCACTGCTTCCAACAGACAGATGGCCAAGAGAGCTAGGGAGCCTCTGGCTGAGACCTGCAACAGCCTGGTCACAGAGCCTGTCGTCGACAAAG GCCCCCAACATTCCACCAAGCACTCTCCCTCCAAGCGGAGTCGTTCAGGTGAACTTGACAAGCCCACCATTATTGGTGAGGAGAACAGGGAGCCTGCAATGCCTCCTCGCACCCTGTCCCCTACTCTGTCAGATCCCCAGACTGACCGGAAGCCCCCAACGGGCCCAGCcagccttctctctgcctcttctctcgaGAGGGTGGATGTCTACCCTGCTCTTCCCGTTCCTGAACCAGAGCCCATGGTGGCAACACGGCTTGTCCCAGAGCAGGTCCGGGCCACGGAGGTAGAGCGTCCTGCCCCAAAACCGGAGAAGGTGGCTGAGAGTGCTGCTCCACAGAGGACCAGTGATGTGGAGGTGGTGCCTACTAGCACAGTTCTTCAGAGgaacagagaagagcagagggaGGCTCCCACCTCTTCCACCCCTGCTGCCATGAAGTCTCGCCTGGCCAGACTAGCTGAACAGAGGCATTACTGGGACTCTGAAG GTACCTCTGAGGTTCCAGACATCCCAGCACCTCTCTCCCCAGTGAAGAACCAGACCCAGCCGAGGCAGGCCGTAGCCCCAGTCACCACACCCGTCCATGCTGCTGCGTCCTCAGAGGCCCCTGTAGGCAGGAAGGGTCGGCTGGCCAACCTCGCAGCCACCATTGGGTCTTGGGAGGATGACCTCAGCCACGCGGCCCCTCGCAGCAGCAGAGACCATGCCCAAGAGAAGCCTGGTAGTGTCAGTAACGCCACCCCTGCttggaggagagaggctggagccAAACCCACCTCTGCTGCTGCAGACCGTCCACAAATGACTCAGTCATCAAACAGAAAGCCTGCTCTGGATTCCAACCAG CAGCCTGTCCACTCCCCAGTCAAGTCCAGCAGAGCATTTCCCCTCAGCCCTCAGAAGACTGAAGTACCTGAAGCCAGACCAGCTCTACAGACAGGCAGAGGTCTCCCCTCTCCTGTATCCAGTCCCCAGAGGAGTTACCAGGGGAGAGACTCAGCCTTCACCCCCAGCCCCGAGAAAGGTGCTCTCTCCTCAGCCACACCTGTGCCTCAGAGCCCCCTGAAGAACCAGGCCCTGTCCCGAGCCATGGAGGTCAACGGTAGCCCCGAGAAGCCAGAGCTCCCCACACAGCCCTCTACCATCGGGCCCACTGGACCCTCTGTCCTGCAGACCAGGGAGAGGTTCACAAAGGAGACCACCCCGGCCACTCCCCTGCAGCAGAGAGGCACAGCTGGAGCAACTGAACCCTCTGTCCTGCAGACCAGGGAGAGGTTCACCAAGGAGACCTCCCCGGCCACTCCCCTGCAGCAGAGAGGCACAGCTGGAGCAACTGGACCCTCTGTCCTGCAGACCAGGGAGAGGTTCACCAAGGAGACCTCCCCGGTCACTCCCCTGCAGCAGAGAGGCGCAGCTGGAGCAACTGGACCCTCTGTCCTGCAGACCAGGGAGAGGTTCACCAAGGAGACCTCCCCGGCCACTCCCCTGCAGCAGAGAGGCACCGCTGGAGCAACTGGAACTCCAG CAGATGTCAAGTCGTTCATGGAGCGTTTTGGGGAGAGGTGCCAGGAGCGTTCTGGCCTGAGTTCCCCTGCTACCTGCCATGGAGCAGCCACTCGTAACCCAAACATAGTGAACCCGTCTGGGGCAGGCCTGGCTGGTCGTACCCCTGTAGTGAGCCAGTCTGTGACCCCCAACACCAGGCTGGTgcaggagaggctgagaggtgcCCAGGCTGCCACCACTGCCCTTGCACAGAAACAGAAACTG GAGCGTGAGTCAGAACTGGCTCAGATTCGTAACCGTTTCCAGAAAGGGAACAACATTTGGAAGAACAAGGAGGGGGTGGCAGACACCAAGAAACTCACACAGGCCAAG GATCTGATTGAGCATCCTGAGGagagagggcctgttgtctcacaGCCTGATGAGCCAACAGCTTCCCCTCTGGATAGCCTGAATGCTGCACCCAAGAAACCTTCTGAGGAAGAAACACAGGAGGAGGAATCGG ATGAAGAAGAGAGTCATGAGATGGAGATGAAAGTGGACCAGTCCAACAACTCTGAGATCAACAACTTTGATGGGTTCCATGACCAGATTGAGGAGCTGAGTGGTGAGGAgggtgaaggagaagaagaggaagataaATTGAACATCTCCTCGATGTCCATCCTGGCCCCCTTCTCTGAGTCGGTGGCTGCTGTGATCAAGAGCCCAGTAAGGAAGATGATG ACGTCGACCCCAGCCAGTTCATTCAACGCTAAGAGCCAGACTCCTGACATTGTTTCCAGACCCAGTAAGTTCCAAAGGGCTCGCTTGCTCCGGGCTGGGTCATCAGACAGCCTAGAGACAGACGAACATGAGGACCACAACCTGCCCTACAG TATTGATGCGTACAGGTCGACCAGGATCAAGGAGAGTACTGAGAGGCCCTGTGTGAAGCAGGTCATCGTGAAGGAGGACGTGTCTCGGAGAGCAGCAGAGGAGCCCAGGAGCCAAGGACACACCAGCATCAAACAGAAGATGAAG GTTCTGACCTATGAGATGAACCTACAGCAGACTGTGATCAGCCAGGCCAGCCAAGCCTTGAACTGCTGTACTGATGAGGAGCATGGGAAAGGCTCGCATGTGGAGGCAGAGGCTGAGCGGCTGCTGCTCATAGCCA CGGAGAAACGGGGGGCACTGAAGGCTGAGTTGGACCGTCTGAAGGGAGAGGGTCCTACCGGTCATAGGAGGGGGCAGGGTGGGGACATGGGGGTATCCGCCTCCAAGGGATCCATCTCTCTCTTGGAGCTACGATTGCCCCTCAAGGCTGACTTTGTCTGCTCCGCTGCTAGCAAGCCAG AGTGGTCCAGCCATTACTTCTTCATCATGATCCGTGCTGGAGCTGAGAATACAGTTGCTACTCCCCTCGCCAGCACACGTAGCGCTATCAGTGGAGACGCAATCACCTTCTCTACCAAGTTCACCAT GCCTGACGTCTCTAACGACTTTGCAATTGATATTGAGGTTTACTGCCTG GTGCAGAAGCGTGAGTTGAACCCTGACAAGAGGAAGAAGCCCAGCAAGTCTAAG GCCATCACTCCCAAGAGGTTCCTCTCT AAGAGCAGTTTGACTCCAG TGGTGGCCAGTCCTGGGGGCCCTAATACTGTCCGCACCAGTAACTTTGTCCTGGTCGGGTCTCACAAGCTGACTCTTGCCTCAATTGGGAAAAACAAGTTCCTATTGGAGAAG ATCAAATATGAAGGCATTGAGAGAGAGCTTCTTAGAGACATGTTTCACAGCAAG GTGCCTTTCCTGTGCCCCATGGAGGGCCATATCTACCTGAAGATGCAGTGTGAGGTGGGCTccctggtggaggagagaggctTCCTG ACTATGTTTGAGGATGTGAGTGGATTCGGAGCATGGCACAGGAGATGGTGTGTCCTGTCAGGATACTGTATCTCCTACTGGACCTACCCTGATGATGAGAAACGCAAG AACCCAATGGGTCGCATCAACTTGGCCAACTGCATCAGTCGTAAGGTGGAGCCAGCCAACCGAGAGTTCTGTGCCAGGCCCAACACCTTCGAGCTGATCACTGTCCGGCCtcagagagagaacgacagagagacgCTCGTCAGCCAGTGTAAAAACACCATGTGTGTCACCAA GAACTGGCTGTGTGCTGACACAAAGGACGAGAGGAACCTGTGGATGCAGAAGCTCAACCAGATCCTGGTGGACCTGCGCATGTGGCAGCCAGACTCCTGCCACAGGCCTGTGTGA